The sequence tgtgaCTGTGAGTGTGCGTATAGGTGCACGTGTCTGGgagtgtatgcgtgtgtgtgtgagtgtcagTGGTGagtgtgagtctgtgtgggtgGAATGCATGTGTACGCGTGTGCAAATGTGTGTGAGCCTCAGAGGAGCAGCGggggatggggctggaggggccTGCAGTTCGAGGCTGAGAAGCATGGGTTCCCcccagggcagtggggagcccCGGAGGGAAGGGGCCAGGGCATCTGCAAATGTCCCCGTGGGGCCAGAGTAGGGGATGGGCAGGCGGCACGTCTGCAGCTGGGAGCTTGTGGGCCTGCAGCAGTGAGAGGCTGGAGGGGACCACACAGGTGTTGGGGGTGGCCCTGCTGCTCAGGAAAGCGGCCCTGGGAGCCACCATCACTGTACATAAATGTCCAAATCTGCCACGGGGTAGACAGGCCTTGGGGGACCCATTCTcctttctgttgttgtggagaatgggtgTGAAGAGCAGAGCAGTCTCAGACCCtcccttctcttgctctctgggtCCTTGAGCATCAGCTTTAGTCCCTGGAGGGGCAGGAGTCAGCTCATCTTAAGGTCAGGCTTTCTCCTGCTCAGAGCTGTCCAGTGATGGAGCTGGTGAGTGGGGTAGGGAGTAAGCTCCCCATCAAAGGAAGTATTCAACCGCTCCGATGGTTCGGGTCTCACCTGTTCTCAGGTGTGGGTGGCAGCCACAGGGTCCTCTATCCGGGCTCCCGTTGTTCCTCTCCAGCAGTTGGATTCTCTTTGAGAGTGTGGGTGACAGTCAGCATCTTCCACTGCACCCCAGAGCTGCTCCCCGGGCCCAGATGCCCCACTTATGCACACAGGGTGGGGGCTGCGGGGTCAAGTGCAAGACCCGGGATGCTGGTCCCCAGACTGTCCTCACTGTGGCACCTGGGACCTTGAGGGCAGGGCTCACAGCTGCTGCCATCACCACCCCTGCACCCCTCGTAAAGGACCCCAGCGTCCTGGCGACGtcccccttctttccctccctgcttGCGGCTGCCCCTGCAGGGTGCCTCCTCCAGCCTGGTGGTCAAGTTTGCCGACACGGACAAGGAGCGGACGCTGCGGCGCATGCAACAGATGGTGGGCCAGTTGGGCATCCTGACGCCGTCCCTCACCCTGCCCTTCAGCCCCTACAGTGCCTACGCCCAGGCTGTGAGTGACCCCGGCAGACAGGCTTCTGTCCCGGCGGGGCTCCCGAGACGGCTCTGGGGGTCTGACTcagcctgtctctctctctttctccatctatTCTTGGTCGACGGCTTGTGCCTCTTTGCCCATCTGTCTCTTGCCCAATCTCTCTGACTCAGGCTCTTATTCTGGCTGTGGCTGAGTCCCCACATCCAGGCCGCTTCCTGACCCCAACCCCTGCTGAGCCCCTAGCCATGGACTGTGCTCCCAGCCCAAGCTGGACCCCAAGTCTGGACTGATGGGACCCCAGGCTCAGCCCCCACATCCAGCCTGAGCCCCAACCCCGAGTGAACATCAAATTAAGATCCAACCTTGGGTTGACCCCCAGATCCTAGCTGTTCCCTAAATCTAGAGCAGCCCCAGTTCTAGCTAAACCTCCCAGCTGACTCCAAACTGAGACCCAACCCTGAGGGAGTTCAACATTGGCTGAGCCCTGGTCCCAGACTGAGTCCTGATCTTAGACTGAGCCCAGATCCCTAAATGAGCCTTGAACCGGGTCTAGGCCCTGATCCTATACTGAGCCTTGATCCCAGGCTGAGCCCCGATTCCAAACTGAGTCCTGACCCCAACCTGCGCCAAGATCCCCAGCCTGACCCCTCAGTTCCTGGAGGACCCGCCTCTGCACCCCATGAGCCATGATCTCGGGCCAGGTGCCACTCTGACTGTGCCTGCTGactccctctctgcccccagctcATGCAGCAGCAGACAACGGTCCTGTCCACCTCAGGCAGCTACTTGAGCCCCGGCGTGGCCTTCTCACCCTGCCACATCCAGCAGATCGGCGCCGTCAGCCTTAATGGGCTGCCCGCCACACCCATCGCCCCTGCCTCTGGTGAGAGTCTGCCAGGGGCCCACGGGCGGGTGACCCGGGCAGGGCCGGGCTGGGGCCAGGCTTCTCATGACACTCTTCCGCTCCCCAGGACTGCACTCACCCCCGCTGCTTGGCACGGCCGCCATGCCCGGCCTCGTGGCTCCCATCACCAATGGCTTTGCAGGTGTCGTGCCCTTCCCTGGCGGGCACCCCGCCCTAGAAACTGTATATGCCAATGGCCTTGTGCCCTACCCAGGTAACTCGGGTTGTCCCTGGGGACCAAGGAGaatggcaggggcagggagggtgtccCTGGGACAAGCATGAGTCCCTATGCCTTGGTGTCCAGGGAACAAAGAGGCAGGACAAAGGGAGTCTCAGGTGAGCCGATACTAGCTGTGGGCACAGAGAAGGAGATTAAACATGTTTGCAACCCTGCATCCAGACctttctgggttcaaattccagtttgGTGTCCTTGGGCGATTTCTTtaagtctctgagcctcagtttgctcatctgggAAATGGGGCAGATAATGTCAGTCATCTCATGAGTTTGCACTGATAAGCAGTCAGTCCGTAAAATGCTAACACATCACCTGGTACCAAGAATGGCACCATCAATCTTCATTATTAATCGTTGCCATTTGGGAAAATATCAGTGCCcatattcatccatccatccatatatccatccatccatccatccatccatccatctaataTTGGCCATGCACTGACTTGGACTGGGCTCTGCCCTCCTGAAGCAGGCGTCTCACGTTTCTCTGCCCTATTCCATGATTTCAAGGCAAACATCTCCCCACACCTTGCTTAGGTGAAGTATGTCATCTGCCTTTCCATCGCTgagaatatatttacttttatttctattttgaaatgattGACGCTCACGGGGAGtttcaaaaatagtacagagaggtccTGGTACCCCTCACCCAGCGTCCCCACATGCTAACATCTTATGTAACCACAGTACGTTATCAAAACTAGGAAACTGACACTGGTACAGTACGATGAACTCAATGGGCGTTGGAGAGCCTATTCAGACTTCGCTGTTTACcggcacttgtgtgtgtgtgtgtgtgtgtgtgtgtgtgtgtgtgtggttggttGGTTCTGTGTCATTTTATCACAGGTATAGTTtcgtgtaaccaccaccacactCAACATACAGAACTGTTCCATCACTATAAAGTAATTCATTCATGCGCCCCCTTTACTGTCTTCTCCCCAATCACCACCCCATCTTCTAGCAACCCCACTCCGTTCAAGATTTTTTTGGCTCAACTTTCCCCAGACTCTCCAGCTCTAGTTGCCTAGAcaagctctcccctccccctgtgtCCTCCTCTAGGGACCGTCGGAAGGTCACAGCCACGTAGGGGATCCACAGTGTGTCTGATGATCGAGATGTGgggtgggaagtgggggaggaTTGCGGATGGGTGGTGATCAAGAGCACAGACCTGGGGTCCTGGAGAATCCAGAGAATAAAAGGGAGGAGCAAGGGGGTCAGGATGGCAACAGAGTTGGGGATGATGGTTAAACCTCTCTGGAGTCTGAAAAACTCGGATTCGAGTTTGGCTTCTGCCATTTCCTACCTGAGTGACCCTGTGCCAGCTgctgtttccccacctgtaaaacgAGGgtccctgagcttcagtttccccacctgtaaagtGAGGGTCATACCTGTAAAACGTTCATACAGAAGTGAAGCCGGGATGGGTATTGGCGGGTGGATGGAAGACTTCTGCTGCCCCCGCCCCACTCAGCCCCTCCGTCTGCCTCGCAGCTCAGAGCCCGACGGTGGCCGAGACCCTCCATCCTGCCTTCTCCGGAGTCCAGCAGTACACAGGTAGGGAGGcagcgcggccccgccccgcgcatGGCCCCGCCCCTCGGCCCCGGTGCGCCGGGCTAGCCACGCCACGCCCCTAGCCACACCTAGCTATGGCCCCGCCCCTCAGGGCTGCCCTCGCGTCCTGTCTTCCCTATTCTGCCTAGTCATGCCTCCTAGTTCTTGGCCTCGCCCCCGCCTCACCCTCCTGCAACATTTGGCCCTGCCGCTCATAACCTGCCTTTGGCCCCGCCCCTCACGTCCTGCCCAGACTCTGACCCCGCCTTTGCCAGGGCCTCGCTCGGATCTGGGGCTGGTCTTCCTAAGGGCTGCCTTGGCCTTACCCTCAGCCACGCTCACGCCCTCTACTCTTCCCTGTTGCCTTGGCCCCTCCCTCCGCTGGGACCACGCCGCTCCCAGGCCCGCCTTCCAGCGTGACCACGCCCCCGTCGTCCCGAGACCCGGCCTTGGCCCCCGCCTTCAGCCACGCCCACTCTTCCCTTCCCTGTTGCTTTGGTCCCTCCCTCAGACCCTCTCCCCTGACCACGCCCCTCCCGGACCCGCCCTCCAGTGTGACCACGCCCCCGCCTTCCCGAGACCTGGCCTTGGCCCCCGCCTTCAGCCACGCCCACTCTACCCTTCCCTGTTGCTTTGGTCCCTCCCTCAGACCCTGTCCCCTGACCACGCCCCTCCCGGACGCGCCCTCCAGTGTGACCACGCCCCCGTCTTCCCGAGACCCGGCCTTGGCCGCCCCTCATATCTTAGCCCCGCCCCACGTGCCCCGGCTGCCCGCCGGCCTCACGCGCGCTCCGCCCTGTGTCTCGCTCCCGGTCTCCGCAGCCATGTACCCCACCGCGGCCATCACGCCCATCGCGCACAGCGTCCCCCAGCCGCCGCCcctcctgcagcagcagcagcgagaAGGTGAGGGGGCTGCGACCTCCCCTGGGCGCCAGCCCCGCCCTTTGACCGCCCCCCTCCACCTCCAGGATCcccggcctggcctggcctggcctcggGGGGGTCTCTCGGCCTGGGGTCCgcacagacctgggttcaagccccggCGCAGCCCCTGGGCCTTTGGGGGGGCGACTGAttcttcctctctgagcctcagtctcctcctccgGAAAGTGGGAACCGGGCTAGTCCCGACCCGGTAGGGATAGCCGTGACCCCGCCACCACCAGGAGCCCTCTCCAGAATGGGGTGATTCTCTTGAAATTTTTTTGAGGTTAGGGGGTGGGGTGATGAGGTATCTCGAATCAAATGAGGCTTCCTCAGTAGagtcagaggggagaggggttagATTCTGGAGTCGGAcaccaggattcaaatccaccCAGTTGTGACTTGTGAGGTCCTGAGGAAGGCACCTCGCTGTCCCGGGCCTCCGTGTGCTCATCTGCCACACAGGCGACCACCTTACTCCCCTTGCTGGGGATTAAGCAGAAGCAGTTGCTGACACACAGTGGGCACTCAGTCAGGGAGACCTTTCCTCTCCTTCACCCATCTAgtgggggtgagggctgggggctggggagaggcgaCCCACCAGAAAAGCCCCAGATCTCCCCATGACATGGGAAGTTTATGGATGGCGTGGCCTGCAGACTGAGTTCTATGAGGCTCTGTTCAATGTCTCCCTCGCCCTGCGCCTGCTGGGCCACTGGCAGGGTGCAGTGGGTAAAAGCTGGTCCCCATGCAGTCCGTGCTGCTGTAACAGGACATGCGCTTTCTGGAGAGTCAGCTGAGTTTGCAGAACCTCACAATACCAGCTGTTGAATACAAGGCTCGTAGGGGAGATTGGGTCAGGGGTACACTATTCAAAAATGCTGGCTGTGAtgtgacaaaaaagaaacaaagatgagtCCCGAATAAAAACGGTAGCACAGTTTTATGCGTGTTAGATGGTTCAGACATACATGAATAGTACAGTAAATTTGGCACTTTAGCTTGAGAAAGACCAAAAGTTTGCAGGGGGACGTGGCATCGGAAGGGTTGCGGCATGTGAGTTACCGTGAAGTGGTGGAAAGTCTCGTCTGAAATTAGACGGAGAATGGGAACCCCAGACGGGGACGGGCCCTGCTGATGACACACTTGGAGAACTGGGAAAGCTGATGGGTGTTGAAgctgtgtatacgtgtgtgtgtgtgcattttgcTTTCTTAATGAGGTTCAGTTCAGCTGGATGTGGTTTTCTGCATTCACCTAGTGTTTCTTGGAGATGAGCTAGCACACAAGCAAATACAAAATTCGTGTTTGCTTGAAATGGTTCCATAACATATCAGTTGCatgggaacacacttgcattttaaaaacaagcatattagggacttccctggcggtccagtggttaagactctgcgctttcactgccatggcccccggttcaatccctggttggggaactaagatcctgcaagctgtgcccCTTGggcaaaaaaagccaaaaacaaaaccaaacagcaAAAAACAAGCATGTTAGCAGAACTGTGGTCCTCGTCAGGAAGGTAAGGGTGGATGTGGATGTGTAATCTTGGATTTTGTATTTTCTGGGGTGGGGAATATTCACTGTGAGGGTGGCGGGATTTCTGGTGGTTTGAGGGTTTCCTTTGTTTGGGGGGACCTGGGAGAAGGTCATCTGTAGGTATGGGATTAGCAGCAGGTTTGAGGACTGTTGATGATTTCGGATAATCAAGGTTTTAAAATGCTGTTATTATTTATAGTTCTTATATGAGCCTTGCACTGGGGATTATTGGGGTAGGGGATGATTCTGAGGGTTAGCTGTGCTTTAAAACATTACTTCTGGTTAGTATAGCATATCGTTTAAAAATTATCGGTGGTTTCAGAATATCTGGGGTTTGGGActggaaaataatctttttattcccgttgattttatttttgcatcAGTTTTGAAATTATCCAAGGTTTGGAGGGTTATTGaaggttttgaaaaatatttgaatatttgggGTTTGGGGCCAGGGAATTACTTGTTTTATTCTGTGATCACTGGACTTTCATTTTAAACCAGTTTTAGGCTTACAGAGTTATTGCAAAGACGGTACAGAGTTTCCCTGTACCCTACACCCAGTTCATCTGATTTCTGTAAATGACCATGAGTTTGAGGTTTAGGGCTTTTCCAGGGGCATGGGGCTGTCTGGGATTTTGGGGTTATCCGGGATCTGGGATGGAAGGCTTTATCTCCGTTTGGGGGTAGGAATCATATGAACTTTATAAATTCTCTGAGGCCTGAGGATCGTTAGAGTTTTGGAGTACCCGAGTGTGGGATTGTATAGACAAGGGATCAGGgcgccccgcctcccctccccgccactTCCATGCCCCTTCTTTCCGGGTGTCACGGGGCACCCCTCTCCCAACAGCTGGAGACGCCAGATGTGGGCTCCGGACCCGCGCCTCTCCCTCGGGGGTCCGCCTCCTCTCCTTGGGGGCTTTACGTCTTTCTCTCCCCCACCTGCAGGTCCCGAAGGCTGTAACCTGTTTATCTACCACCTCCCCCAGGAGTTTGGAGACACGGAGCTGACGCAGATGTTCCTGCCCTTCGGCAATATCATCTCCTCCAAGGTGTTTATGGATCGAGCCACCAACCAGAGCAAATGTTTTGGTGAGTCCCTGCCGTGGGTGCCCCTTCCTGCTTGCCGGCCCCGTCCCACGCACCCCTCACCCTggcatggggggaaggggagggtgtggTCAGCCGCAAGACAGGTCTGATCCCAAAgaatccctggcggtccagtggttaggactctgcgctttcactgccgagggcctggattCAGTCCTTGGtccgggaactgagatcccacaagctgcacagcatggctaagaaaaaagaaaaaaaaaatcacatttgtagTAAGTAAGCACTTATTAAGCACCCACTGTAtaccagcacccagcacagtgcctggtacacagtaggtgcttaataagtgcTTACTTATTACTTACTTCACAGCAGTGAAGGAAGCCAACACAAATCCCCGCCCTCTGAAAGCTCACAGCCTTGCCGCCCTGCCCGTAGAACTTTCTCTGATGATAGACACATTCTACATCCGTGCCATCTGCCCCATCTGCCCCATGTGGCTGCTGAGGGCTTGAAATGTTGCCTGTGCACCCAAAggactgaattttttattttacttaattttaatgaatttcaaTTGAAATAACCACCCATGGCCAGTGACTGCTGGCCGAATTGGAAAGCACAGGTCCAGGGGAAGgagatggaaataaataaatgtgggatATAGGCCAGGGAGTTATAAAtggtatagagaaaaataaaactggtaaGAAAATACAGACTGATAAGGAGGAGGCTACGTTTCAACCAAGACCTGAATGTGAGGAGCCAGCCATGGGAGTGTCTTGGGGAAGAGTGTCCTAGGCAGAGGGAAccacatgtgcaaaggccctggggcaggactggGCCTGGTGCATTGGAGGAACAGTGAGGAGGCCTGTGCGGCTGAAGCAGAGTgagtgaggaggggagagagagaagaggggagggcaggaaggggacgGGACAGGTCATGCAAGGCCTTGTGGGCTGTGGGGAGAATTTCCTTATCCGCAGAAACAGAGGACATTAAGGCTCACATAGGCGCATAACTTGTCCCAAGTCACACAGCAGCAGAGAGGCAGAACTTAGATTAGAACCAGTCTGTTTGACTCCAAAACCTGGGCTCTGAACCCTCCACTGTCCTCCTGGAAGGGTCCACTCTTgactatttattaagcatctcctGTATATACCCATTATCCAACCATAAAAGGGAGCTAGTACCCCAGTTTACacagggaggaaagagaggcacAGAATGGTCAAGCAACatgcttgaggtcacacagcaaggtagggaccccaccccccaccagtgcccaggcccCCTCCTCTACATCCTGCTTCCAGGAGGAAGAAGGAACTTTCTGAAGGAAAACCTACTCCATCACGTTCAGCAGTCAGAGGGTCACatgccttctctgagcctcagtttcctcatctatgaaatgcgAGGTGTGGGTGGTGTGAAGACTtccacccaccccccagctccagATTCCCCTGTGGCTCCCCATGGGCTTCAGCCAGACCCCTCAGTCCTGATCCCACCATCTCTCTGCCTgacctcctgcctctcccacGGAGCTGGGTATCCTGCCCCCAAGTGCCCACACATGAGGCTCCCTCTCCCAGGAGGACCCCCTCAGCCCCTGTGGCCTCTGCACAGTCCCCTAGGAAGCCCGTGAGGACCAACAGGTAAGGGGCAGGACTAGGGCCAGGTGGAGGGAGTTGTGCCGGTGGAAGCTTaagtgggggtagggggtgggtgCTGGAGTGTTTCTGCTGGCCCAGGGTCGGGGGGAGTCTGGGGCTGGAAAGACCGATGAtgccagagagagacagagacaaaaagagaagagacagcgagagagggagggagggaccgagagaagaaaaagacacacacacacgcaaaggCTGACAGAGTCAGATGGGCAGACAAGACCCCAGATGGATAGAGGTCTCAGGGGAGGCAAAGGGTTGGCATCCAGGGCCGAGAAGGAGgcaggcatggggtgggggaagggagaacgTGGCCCTCCGGGGGAACCCCAGAGACCCCACCTGTCCCCCACGTCGGTTGGGAAAGTCTCAGCAGAGCAGACTGCAGGTAAGGAGTGAGTGCCCTGTCCCCATGGGCATGCAAGCCCAGGGGGGTGTCAGAACCAGGCCAGGGCTGCCGTGCGTCCCCTGGGaagccctcccacctccctgggccGCCTACCCCTGCGAGCgcacacccccgcccccaggaccCCGCGAGCCgggcagccagggctgcagcACTGGAGCGAGCAGAGGACGCCCGCGTTGCCCACCATCGTGGGTCCACCCCGGTCTCCGCAGGCTTCGTGAGCTTTGACAACCCGGCCAGTGCGCAGACCGCCATCCAGGCCATGAACGGCTTTCAGATCGGCATGAAGAGGCTCAAAGTGCAGCTGAAGCGGCCCAAAGATCCGGGACACCCCTACTGACCGGGCCCACAGCCGCCCCGAGGCTGCGGGCTTGGCCCAGGTGAGCCGCcaggcggccccgcccccgcgcccacCCCGGTCTTGTCCGCACCCCCTCCTCATTCTCCAAAccctccccaggctggggggGTGCTGCAAGAGGCCATAAGGAGCCCCTAGGTTTGGTTGACGGGGACAGAGCTGGAAGAAGACACCCCCAATCCCCCCAactaacccccctcccccaccctgtggtCAGGGCTGCAACAGGAGCagtaggatgggggtggggagggtagttAGGAAATCCTTCCTGCAGAAggctttgaaggatgaatagaagtTCACCTAAGAGGTGGGgcttggtctggggtggggagggctgtggggaggggcttCCGTCCTGTGCTGAGAATCCGTCCTCCCAGCTGGTCCCCTCTGGGAGCTCTCCATTTGGCATCATTCATACCCAGTGGGTGATGGGAGAGTGGAATGTTTGCCCCACCCAGCGGGCACACCAGGGCTTGGGGGGGAACCTCCTCAAACAGACGAACAAATCCCTGAGAGCGTTCGCGTTGTCAGAGTGCACAACTCTGGCAACTCATCACTTCTTTGGGGGAGTGAACCGTGAGCCTCAGGGGCCAATGGGAAAACTGATAAGTGAGCTCAAGCCTTGACAAGCCTCATCCGTGAAATGGGCCCGTGCACGTGGCCTCCCCCGGGGGCCGCGGGGTGGGTTCACCAGGGCCCCCGGTGTTttcccagctgagcccaggaccCGCCACCTGGAAAGCTCCTGATAACTCGGtctgatttttctcctcttaaaCCACCATCGCCGCCATCATCACAGAGGCTCCCCTGGGGTCTGGTGTGAAGCAGGTGCTCAGTGAGGGGCTGCTCCCAgaccctgccagggcagcacccACAGACTCAAGGGTGTTCAGTCACCGGGTCGTGGGTCTTTGGGGGCGCGCGCGGAAATCCGCCCCTGGAAGCCGACAACAGGCGATCTGCGCTTTGAGCATCCTGACAGCAAATCCTCACTAAGCACCTACTGTGCGCCAGGCACCGTTTCCAGCGCCACGAATGAACAGaaatgggggcagggagcaggaaagaggaggcagaaagaaacagaaatgtttgTCCCCAGTAGCCGGAGGACACGGGCTTGGCGACACTCGGTCCCTTCCAAGGAGGTGTGTCAGCCTCCAAACCCCGAAATGGACTCTCTCTGCAAAGATGGGGGCCCTTGGGTGCCCAGACCccagcctggccagggcaggggggtgggtgggaggtgaTGTCGGCCGACgtgacccccccctcccccccagcgcCGCGCCCTAACGCCCCTCCCTTCTCCGCCAGGTGAGGGGCCTTCCCACTTCCAACCGATCCAGGACTTTTCCGTAAATTACAACTGAGTTTGGACACCAGccccccccttcctctcccttctcccctgacCCCCTCCCCAAAATGTGAAACgctgcccaaggccacatggaGCGGGAAGGGGGCCTCTTGGTCTGCGGGGGGACTCCTGAGTTGGGGGCCAAGGGGTTCACGGCCCCCTCCTGGGAGATGTCCTcgctcccacctccccccacccacacaaCCTTTGTGGCTTCCCCAAACAAAATCGCAActtttcctatatatatatatgcatatatatatagagcTATAgacactatatatattttttgagtatAGATCATGGGACCAAACTTTTCCGACTTCCTTCCATCACAAGAGAAGGTGACCCTGGGCCGGTCACTCAGCAGGGACGCTCAGAAGGGCTGAGGCTGGCGGGGCAGCCCAGTGTCCGCCACCTCCCGCTGTCATGTCAGACCAGGGTGCCGGCCAAACACTGGATTCATCAGCCAACGCGATATACCTCCAGGACTTTCGACCCCCCCGCCACCGACGATTCGAGATTCTCGCGGGCCTGTGGGCTCAACCGGCTTCAGTGTCCCTCCCTGGTCCTAGCTGCAGCTTCTGAAACCCCCATCCCCCTTGTcccagggccctgccctccccagatGTAGGCACAAAACAGATCCCTTGGCCTTCCccaacctctccccaccccagtcatAGCCTTACTCATGTGACCAATAGCCCTTAGCTTTCCGTCGGGGGCATACAGGGTCGGGGTGAGCCCCCCACCCCTCGAGCCCCCTCCCAAGGGCAGGCAGGCACCCTCCCTGCCTTTGGATCACCAGCCTGGAATTCACAATCTCATGACCAAGATCGCCACGTGCACTGGACAAGCCCAGAGTGCACGGGCCCAGCACCCCTTCACCGGAGATACCtctacaaagattttttttttttttttggtctttctgagcaggtacaaagaagaaaagaaatggaaggggtggggggatcaAACGACAATGGATTTTTGTTTCctagttggggtggggagggaaatcCTGTAGGGTGCCTCTGTATAGCTACCCAAACCGTGAAGACCCCCCTTGAAGCACAGAGTCAAGTtcgtttttttggggtttttccgttttttgtttttttttttggacatccGGTGGGGCCTCACGCCAGACGAGGCGCCAGAGAACTTCATAagctcaagaagaaaaaaaattttttgaaaagaaaaaaaaaagcattccctTTTGTTTCTACCAAAATGTGTTGACCGacccagaaaaaaacaacaaaaagaaaaaaaaaaaagaaaaaaaaaaaacatagcaaaaaagaaaaaaaaaacaccaaaacaaaaaaagaagaaaaaagaaaaaaagcaaaaaaaaaaacttctgaccAACCTGTTTCGATATTCCAGAGTTTGATAATTGTTCCAAGACCCTGTCCAGTGCGCCTGTGTCCTGTGCGTCTGCGTGTGCGTGTGCTCAGGGGTCGTGGGGCCTTGCCGTgtcccgccccgcccggcccccgccAGGCCTGCTTGGGAGTGCGTGGCGGCGTGCAGTGGCGTGTGTCCTCTGGTCCATGTTTACTGGCTGTAAATACCATTTTTATACTCCACATCAAAGACCTACGTGATTTGTACGATGTACTTT is a genomic window of Hippopotamus amphibius kiboko isolate mHipAmp2 chromosome 15, mHipAmp2.hap2, whole genome shotgun sequence containing:
- the CELF5 gene encoding CUGBP Elav-like family member 5 → MARLTESEARRQQQQLLQPRPSPVGSSGPEPPGGQPDGMKDLDAIKLFVGQIPRNLDEKDLKPLFEQFGRIYELTVLKDPYTGMHKGCAFLTYCARDSAIKAQTALHEQKTLPGMARPIQVKPADSESRGGRDRKLFVGMLNKQQSEEDVLRLFQPFGVIDECTVLRGPDGSSKGCAFVKFSSHTEAQAAIHALHGSQTMPGASSSLVVKFADTDKERTLRRMQQMVGQLGILTPSLTLPFSPYSAYAQALMQQQTTVLSTSGSYLSPGVAFSPCHIQQIGAVSLNGLPATPIAPASGLHSPPLLGTAAMPGLVAPITNGFAGVVPFPGGHPALETVYANGLVPYPAQSPTVAETLHPAFSGVQQYTAMYPTAAITPIAHSVPQPPPLLQQQQREGPEGCNLFIYHLPQEFGDTELTQMFLPFGNIISSKVFMDRATNQSKCFGFVSFDNPASAQTAIQAMNGFQIGMKRLKVQLKRPKDPGHPY